The following coding sequences are from one Pelagovum sp. HNIBRBA483 window:
- the oppB gene encoding oligopeptide ABC transporter permease OppB: MYSYIARRLAVAVPTILVLIIISFILMHSAPGGPFNSERPLPPQVLANIEAKYGLDQPLWKQIVIYVWNVVVHFDFGPSFQYKDRTVNDVIAQGFPVTLTYGFWSFIIAVGVGVSLGIAAALRHNSWLDYLAVGFTIGAQALPNFVMGPILILVFTLWLGLLPGGGWNGGQWNYVIMPVIALSTSYMASIARITRSSMLEVMNSGFIRTARAKGLPMSRIVLRHALKPALLPTLSYLGPAFVGMVTGSVVVDIYFSTGGIGQYFVNSAFNRDYSVIMGITILVGVLTIFFNLVVDILYAWIDPKIRY; encoded by the coding sequence ATGTATAGCTATATCGCCCGGCGCCTCGCGGTTGCCGTCCCCACCATTCTGGTGCTGATCATTATTTCCTTCATCCTGATGCATTCCGCACCCGGTGGCCCGTTCAACTCCGAACGCCCGCTGCCGCCGCAGGTGCTCGCCAATATCGAGGCGAAATACGGGCTCGACCAACCGCTGTGGAAACAGATCGTCATCTATGTCTGGAACGTGGTCGTCCACTTCGATTTCGGCCCCTCCTTCCAGTATAAAGACCGCACCGTGAATGATGTGATCGCACAGGGCTTCCCCGTCACGCTCACCTATGGGTTCTGGTCCTTCATCATCGCCGTGGGCGTTGGTGTCTCACTGGGGATCGCCGCCGCACTCCGCCATAACAGCTGGCTCGATTACCTTGCCGTGGGCTTCACTATAGGCGCACAGGCGCTGCCGAACTTCGTGATGGGGCCCATCCTCATCCTCGTCTTTACCCTCTGGCTCGGCCTGTTGCCCGGTGGCGGCTGGAACGGCGGCCAATGGAATTACGTCATCATGCCGGTGATCGCGCTTTCCACCTCCTACATGGCGTCGATCGCGCGGATCACCCGTTCGTCCATGCTGGAGGTGATGAACTCCGGCTTCATCCGCACCGCCCGCGCCAAGGGTCTGCCAATGAGCCGCATCGTGCTGCGCCACGCACTCAAACCGGCGCTTCTGCCCACGCTCTCCTACCTCGGGCCGGCCTTTGTGGGCATGGTCACAGGCTCGGTGGTGGTGGATATCTACTTCTCCACTGGCGGCATCGGTCAGTATTTCGTCAACTCCGCCTTTAACCGCGATTACTCGGTGATCATGGGCATCACGATCCTCGTTGGCGTCCTGACGATCTTCTTCAACCTCGTGGTCGATATCCTCTATGCGTGGATCGACCCGAAGATCCGGTATTAA
- a CDS encoding ABC transporter ATP-binding protein, protein MATDPILSVRDLQVTFDIRRQGAWPWTPPMKLHAVGGISFDLPAGQCVGIVGESGSGKSTLARAIVGTVPMSGGSALFEGQDLATMSPKARRRHRRNVQMIFQDPLAALNPRMTVGEIIAEPLITHEPKTPRKEVKRRVAELMERVGFLPNLINRYPHEFSGGQCQRIGIARALILKPKLLICDEPVSALDVSVQAQVVNLLMELQRDMGLSMIFIAHDLSVVKHISDQIVVMYLGRVMEQADARTLTTRPQHPYTQALISSVPVPDPVLEKARPRMVIEGELPSPLNPPSGCVFRTRCPKAQAFCAAALPEMLDLGNAHTVACPFHEVEEVLAVEA, encoded by the coding sequence ATGGCCACCGATCCGATCCTCTCCGTCCGCGATCTTCAGGTGACGTTCGATATCCGCCGTCAGGGCGCATGGCCGTGGACCCCGCCGATGAAGCTCCACGCCGTTGGCGGCATCAGCTTCGATCTGCCCGCAGGGCAGTGTGTCGGCATCGTCGGTGAAAGCGGCTCTGGCAAATCCACGCTGGCCCGCGCCATCGTCGGCACCGTGCCGATGTCCGGCGGCTCTGCTTTGTTCGAGGGCCAAGACCTCGCCACAATGTCCCCTAAAGCCCGCCGCCGTCACCGCCGCAACGTTCAGATGATCTTTCAGGATCCGCTCGCCGCGCTCAACCCGCGCATGACCGTGGGCGAGATCATCGCCGAGCCGCTGATCACCCATGAACCAAAGACCCCGCGCAAGGAAGTGAAGCGCCGCGTGGCCGAGTTGATGGAGCGCGTGGGCTTCCTTCCCAACCTGATCAACCGCTATCCGCATGAGTTCTCCGGCGGCCAGTGCCAGCGCATCGGCATCGCCCGCGCCCTGATCCTCAAACCCAAGCTCCTGATCTGCGACGAGCCGGTTTCCGCGCTCGATGTCTCCGTACAGGCGCAGGTCGTGAACCTCTTGATGGAGTTGCAGCGCGACATGGGCCTGTCGATGATCTTCATCGCGCATGACCTTTCGGTGGTGAAGCATATCTCCGATCAGATCGTGGTGATGTATCTTGGCCGCGTGATGGAACAGGCCGATGCCCGCACCCTCACCACCCGCCCGCAGCACCCCTATACGCAAGCGCTGATCTCCTCCGTGCCGGTTCCCGATCCGGTGTTGGAAAAGGCCCGCCCCCGCATGGTGATCGAAGGCGAACTGCCCTCACCGCTGAACCCGCCCTCCGGCTGCGTGTTCCGCACCCGCTGCCCAAAGGCGCAAGCCTTCTGCGCGGCCGCCCTCCCCGAAATGCTCGATCTCGGCAATGCCCACACCGTTGCCTGCCCCTTCCACGAGGTCGAAGAGGTGCTCGCGGTCGAGGCATAG
- a CDS encoding aspartate aminotransferase family protein: MTLISNHMPTAELQALDAAHHMHPFTAGAELAKKGARVITRADGVFLTDSDGERILDGMAGLWCVNVGYGRKELAEVAARQMSELPYYNTFFQTTHVPAIALASKLAELCPGDLNHVFFAGSGSEANDTNLRMVRHYWAAKGHPEKNIVISRKNAYHGSTLGGASLGGMGGMHAQGGLPIPNIHHINQPNWWSEGGDMSPEEFGLARARELEQAINELGEHRVAAFIAEPIQGAGGVIVPPSTYWPEIQRICDAYDILLIADEVICGFGRTGNWFGSQTYDIRPDIITIAKGLSSGYQPIGGSVVSDEVASVIDNAGDFNHGYTYSGHPVAAAVALENLRLLEEEKIVETAATEIAPYLHEQWKQLEDHPLIGEAKIVGLMGSVAMTPHKESRAAFASPVGTVGYRARERCFANNLVMRHVGDRMIICPPLVITRAEVDELMARAVKSLDETYAGLKADGLLVPAS, from the coding sequence ATGACGCTTATTTCGAACCATATGCCCACCGCAGAGCTGCAAGCCCTCGACGCAGCGCACCACATGCACCCTTTCACTGCAGGTGCCGAGCTTGCGAAAAAAGGCGCCCGCGTCATCACCCGCGCCGATGGCGTTTTCCTGACCGATAGCGATGGTGAGCGCATCCTCGATGGCATGGCGGGCCTCTGGTGCGTCAATGTCGGCTATGGCCGCAAGGAACTGGCCGAGGTCGCCGCCCGCCAGATGTCTGAGCTGCCCTATTACAATACGTTCTTTCAGACGACCCACGTTCCCGCTATCGCGCTGGCGTCGAAGCTGGCCGAGCTTTGCCCCGGTGATCTGAACCATGTGTTCTTCGCCGGTTCCGGCTCCGAGGCGAACGACACCAACCTGCGTATGGTGCGCCATTACTGGGCCGCAAAAGGCCACCCTGAAAAGAACATCGTGATCAGCCGCAAGAACGCCTATCATGGCTCCACCCTTGGCGGCGCGAGCCTTGGCGGGATGGGCGGCATGCATGCGCAGGGCGGTCTGCCGATCCCGAACATCCACCACATCAACCAGCCCAACTGGTGGTCCGAGGGCGGTGACATGTCGCCAGAGGAGTTCGGCCTCGCCCGCGCCCGCGAGCTGGAGCAAGCGATCAACGAGCTGGGCGAACACCGCGTCGCGGCCTTCATTGCTGAACCGATCCAAGGGGCAGGGGGTGTCATCGTCCCGCCCAGCACCTACTGGCCCGAAATCCAGCGCATTTGCGATGCGTATGACATTCTCTTGATCGCTGATGAGGTGATCTGCGGCTTTGGGCGCACCGGCAACTGGTTCGGCTCACAAACCTACGATATCCGCCCCGACATCATCACCATCGCCAAGGGGCTTTCCTCCGGCTACCAGCCCATAGGCGGGTCTGTCGTATCCGATGAGGTCGCCTCCGTGATCGACAATGCAGGCGATTTCAACCACGGCTACACCTATTCCGGCCACCCCGTCGCCGCCGCTGTCGCGCTCGAAAACCTTCGCCTTCTGGAGGAGGAAAAGATCGTCGAAACCGCCGCGACCGAGATCGCTCCCTACCTGCATGAACAGTGGAAACAGCTCGAAGATCACCCGCTGATCGGTGAGGCAAAGATCGTCGGCCTCATGGGCTCCGTCGCCATGACCCCGCACAAGGAGAGCCGCGCGGCCTTCGCCTCGCCCGTCGGCACCGTCGGCTACCGCGCCCGCGAACGCTGCTTCGCCAATAACCTCGTGATGCGCCACGTCGGCGACCGGATGATCATCTGCCCACCGCTGGTGATCACCCGCGCGGAAGTCGACGAGCTGATGGCCCGCGCCGTCAAATCGCTCGACGAAACCTACGCAGGGCTGAAAGCCGACGGCCTTCTCGTCCCAGCGTCCTGA
- a CDS encoding hemerythrin domain-containing protein, translating to METALHLENRDKLPDALRVLLDEFPREGWAAERHFQGLVSFWLDRHMMFRRLLAEMTRETEALLDRSADPEHFAGRLSRYGSMFVNQLHGHHQIEDMHYFPVLAKQESRIAKGFDILDHDHHALDRHLNDFVGAANGVLQLVPEREKLQTAAGGFHTAVTGIGALLERHLTDEEELVVPVILKHGAGALE from the coding sequence ATGGAAACTGCCCTACATCTGGAAAACCGCGACAAGCTGCCCGACGCTTTGCGCGTGTTGCTGGACGAGTTCCCGCGCGAGGGCTGGGCGGCGGAGCGGCATTTTCAGGGGTTGGTGAGCTTCTGGCTTGACCGCCACATGATGTTTCGGCGGCTGCTGGCAGAGATGACCCGCGAGACGGAAGCGCTGCTGGATCGCAGCGCCGATCCGGAGCATTTTGCAGGGCGGTTGTCGCGCTACGGCTCAATGTTTGTGAACCAATTGCACGGGCATCACCAGATCGAGGATATGCATTACTTCCCCGTTCTGGCGAAACAGGAGAGCCGGATCGCCAAGGGTTTTGACATTCTGGACCATGACCATCACGCGCTGGACAGGCACCTGAACGATTTCGTCGGCGCCGCGAATGGCGTGCTGCAACTGGTGCCCGAACGGGAGAAATTACAGACCGCGGCGGGCGGCTTCCACACCGCTGTGACGGGGATCGGGGCGCTGTTGGAGCGGCATCTGACCGATGAAGAGGAATTGGTTGTGCCGGTGATCCTCAAACACGGTGCAGGCGCACTGGAATAA
- a CDS encoding ABC transporter permease subunit — MFPNKQTADNLLEAAQVAEVRGRSLWRDAADRFLKNKAAVGALITLILIGIFALFGDLIAVWNNEEIDWGIMGQIAQKGAPSIANGHYFGADELGRDLYSRTVQGTRISIMVGVVGSVIAVVVGTLYGAVAGYFGGRIDNIMMRIVDILMAIPFMFVLILMLVIFGRSIFMLFVGIGLISWLDMARIARGQTLTIKNKEFVEAAVATGVRPFTIILRHIVPNLLGIVVVYATLLIPGLILTESFISFLGLGVQEPNTSLGALISAGAGQMQYGVIWQLYFPLFFFLVTLFAFFFVGDGLRDALDPKDR; from the coding sequence ATGTTTCCCAATAAGCAAACCGCCGATAACCTCCTCGAAGCTGCGCAAGTGGCCGAGGTCCGTGGCCGCTCCCTCTGGCGCGATGCCGCTGACCGTTTCCTCAAGAACAAAGCCGCCGTTGGCGCTCTGATCACCCTCATCCTGATCGGCATCTTCGCCCTGTTTGGCGACCTGATTGCCGTATGGAACAACGAAGAGATCGACTGGGGCATCATGGGCCAGATCGCGCAAAAGGGCGCGCCCTCCATCGCCAACGGTCACTATTTCGGGGCCGATGAACTGGGCCGCGACCTCTACTCCCGCACCGTGCAAGGCACCCGTATCTCGATCATGGTTGGCGTTGTCGGTTCCGTGATCGCCGTTGTGGTCGGCACGCTCTACGGCGCGGTGGCGGGCTATTTCGGTGGCCGGATCGACAATATCATGATGCGGATCGTCGATATCCTGATGGCGATCCCCTTCATGTTCGTGCTGATCCTGATGCTGGTGATCTTCGGGCGCTCGATCTTCATGCTGTTTGTCGGCATCGGCCTGATCTCATGGCTCGATATGGCCCGCATCGCCCGTGGTCAGACCCTGACCATCAAGAATAAGGAATTCGTCGAAGCTGCCGTCGCCACAGGCGTCCGTCCCTTCACGATCATCCTGCGCCACATCGTGCCAAACCTCTTGGGCATCGTCGTGGTTTACGCCACGCTCCTGATCCCCGGCCTGATCCTGACCGAAAGCTTCATCAGCTTCCTCGGCCTCGGCGTGCAGGAGCCGAACACCTCGCTCGGCGCACTGATCTCCGCCGGCGCAGGCCAGATGCAATACGGTGTGATCTGGCAGCTCTACTTCCCGCTCTTTTTCTTCCTCGTCACGCTTTTTGCCTTCTTCTTCGTCGGCGATGGCCTGCGCGACGCACTCGACCCGAAGGACCGCTGA
- a CDS encoding GntR family transcriptional regulator — MDAKTPKTPEHELVYRKLREMILCGELEPGQAVTIQGLVADLGAGMTPVREAIRRLTAEGALEFQGNRRVSVPVLTRAQVDEMAFARLALEPQLAAWGAEKATAEDIDALTAIDTQLNRAIERGDVREYMWSNHQFHARLYRLSGAKVMIALSDMLWLRMGPSLRVICGRYGTSNLPDMHEGALDALRRGDAEAVSAAIHADIAQGIEQIRQSMDEG, encoded by the coding sequence GTGGACGCCAAGACCCCGAAGACCCCAGAGCATGAGCTTGTGTACCGCAAGCTGCGCGAGATGATCCTGTGTGGCGAGCTGGAACCGGGGCAAGCGGTGACGATTCAGGGGCTGGTTGCCGATCTGGGCGCGGGCATGACGCCGGTACGCGAGGCGATCCGGCGGCTGACGGCGGAAGGCGCTTTGGAGTTTCAGGGCAACCGGCGGGTTTCGGTGCCGGTGCTGACGCGGGCGCAGGTGGACGAGATGGCCTTTGCGCGGCTGGCGCTGGAACCGCAATTGGCGGCATGGGGCGCCGAGAAGGCCACTGCTGAAGATATCGACGCGCTCACCGCGATCGACACCCAGCTTAACCGTGCCATCGAGCGCGGCGATGTGCGGGAATACATGTGGTCGAACCACCAGTTTCATGCGCGGCTTTACCGGCTGTCGGGAGCGAAGGTGATGATCGCTCTGTCAGACATGCTGTGGCTGCGGATGGGGCCATCGCTGCGGGTGATCTGCGGGCGCTATGGCACATCGAACCTGCCGGATATGCATGAAGGCGCGCTAGATGCCTTGCGGCGCGGCGATGCAGAGGCCGTGAGCGCGGCGATCCATGCGGATATTGCACAAGGGATCGAGCAGATACGCCAATCAATGGATGAAGGCTGA
- a CDS encoding polyamine ABC transporter substrate-binding protein: MKRSWLPAAALMALGATAATAEEVRVYNWSDYIDEALLEKFEAETGYDLVYDVFDSNEVLETKLLAGGSGYDVVVPSGTFLQRQIQAGAFQALNKDMLPNLANMWDVVSSRTDQYDPNGDYSINYMWGTTGIGANVGKVQELLGEDAPINSWALVFDPANMEKLAECGVHFLDAPAEMIPAALNYLGEDPNSHDPDVIAKAEAVYEGVRPYIQKFHSSEYINALANGEICVAVGWSGDILQARDRAYEADNGVEIAYNAPVEGAQMWFDQMAIPVDAPNVEGAHAFLNFIMDAQNMADASNYVYYANGNLASQPLLLEDVIGDPAIYPDAATLDNLFTTTPYDARVQRTVTRLWTKIKSGT; this comes from the coding sequence ATGAAAAGATCATGGCTACCGGCCGCGGCGCTAATGGCGCTTGGCGCGACCGCCGCGACGGCCGAAGAGGTCCGCGTATATAACTGGTCGGACTATATCGACGAAGCCTTGCTTGAGAAGTTCGAAGCCGAGACGGGCTATGACCTTGTCTATGACGTGTTCGACTCGAACGAAGTGCTGGAAACGAAGCTGCTGGCCGGTGGTTCCGGCTATGACGTGGTTGTCCCGTCGGGCACCTTCCTGCAACGCCAGATTCAGGCAGGCGCATTCCAAGCGCTCAACAAGGACATGCTGCCGAACCTCGCAAACATGTGGGATGTGGTCAGCTCGCGCACCGATCAGTATGACCCGAACGGCGACTATTCGATCAACTATATGTGGGGCACCACCGGCATCGGCGCCAATGTTGGCAAGGTGCAGGAACTGCTCGGTGAAGATGCGCCGATCAATTCGTGGGCGCTGGTGTTCGATCCGGCGAACATGGAGAAGCTCGCAGAATGTGGCGTGCATTTCCTCGATGCACCGGCGGAGATGATCCCCGCCGCGCTGAACTATCTGGGCGAAGACCCGAACAGCCACGACCCGGATGTAATCGCGAAGGCGGAAGCGGTGTATGAGGGCGTGCGCCCCTATATCCAGAAGTTCCACTCTTCCGAGTACATCAACGCACTCGCCAATGGCGAGATCTGTGTTGCTGTCGGCTGGTCTGGTGACATCCTTCAGGCACGCGACCGTGCGTATGAGGCCGATAACGGCGTCGAGATCGCCTATAACGCGCCGGTCGAAGGGGCGCAGATGTGGTTCGACCAGATGGCCATTCCGGTTGATGCGCCGAACGTTGAAGGCGCGCATGCGTTCCTGAACTTTATCATGGATGCGCAGAACATGGCGGATGCATCGAACTACGTCTATTACGCGAACGGCAACCTCGCCTCGCAGCCGCTCCTGCTGGAGGACGTGATCGGCGATCCGGCGATTTATCCGGATGCAGCAACGCTCGACAACCTGTTCACCACGACGCCTTATGACGCCCGCGTCCAGCGGACCGTCACGCGGCTCTGGACGAAGATCAAGTCCGGCACCTGA
- a CDS encoding peptide ABC transporter substrate-binding protein, producing the protein MKFKTTLMATTAAVMVMGAGFAYADAHATHPETGEVLASDQTFTYRVLDESPSIDPGLIEDVSGSEVGRDLFEGLMNQDEEGNLVPGVATGYQISDDGMTFTFTLRDNAKWSNGDPVTANDFVYAWRRAADPELASPYSWFLSLMSIEGVDDVLAGDALLDTLGVSAPDDHTFVVQLTTPLPYFAQMTTHATTFPVHQATVEAHGSEWTRPENIVSNGAYVLTEHVPQERMVRERNEMYWDNDSTIIDKVVSLVINDDNVALTRYLAGELDRTEVPTGQYPRLSEEYPDEALSFPRLCSYYYNVNVREDGPAWAQDQRVRQALSLAVNRDVIVENVLAGGQFPAYTFTPETTAGFNVPDVPIASMSQDERNAMAVELMAEAGYGPDNPITTEILYNTSEGHRQIAIAISQMWKQTLGMEVTIANMEWQTFLEARGNGDFEISRAGWCGDYNEASTFLDLLDSGSGYNDAGYANAEVDEILAAAKTAGSDAERAEIYTRVEQIAAEEVPIIPIYHYTGVYMLDDDVANWPVNNVEQNWYSKNLYKVAN; encoded by the coding sequence ATGAAATTCAAGACAACCCTAATGGCGACAACCGCCGCGGTGATGGTGATGGGTGCAGGCTTTGCCTACGCAGACGCCCATGCGACCCATCCCGAAACCGGCGAAGTGCTCGCCAGCGACCAGACCTTTACCTACCGTGTGCTGGACGAATCCCCCTCCATCGACCCCGGCCTGATCGAAGACGTGTCCGGCAGCGAAGTGGGCCGCGACCTGTTCGAAGGCCTGATGAATCAGGATGAAGAGGGCAACCTCGTCCCCGGTGTCGCCACCGGCTACCAGATTTCCGACGACGGCATGACCTTCACCTTCACCCTGCGCGACAACGCGAAGTGGTCGAACGGCGATCCTGTCACCGCTAATGATTTCGTCTACGCATGGCGCCGCGCGGCTGATCCTGAACTGGCATCGCCCTATTCGTGGTTCCTCTCGCTGATGTCGATTGAAGGCGTCGATGATGTGCTCGCAGGCGACGCACTGCTCGATACGCTCGGCGTTTCCGCACCCGACGACCACACCTTCGTCGTACAGCTGACCACCCCGCTGCCGTATTTCGCGCAGATGACCACCCATGCCACGACCTTCCCCGTGCATCAGGCCACGGTCGAAGCACATGGCTCCGAATGGACCCGCCCTGAGAACATCGTCTCCAACGGCGCGTATGTTCTCACCGAGCATGTCCCGCAGGAGCGCATGGTGCGTGAGCGCAACGAAATGTATTGGGATAACGACAGCACGATCATCGACAAGGTCGTGAGCCTCGTGATCAACGACGATAACGTCGCTCTGACCCGTTACCTCGCAGGCGAGCTGGACCGCACCGAAGTGCCGACCGGCCAGTATCCGCGTCTGTCCGAGGAATATCCGGATGAAGCCCTGAGCTTCCCGCGTCTGTGCTCCTACTACTACAACGTCAACGTCCGCGAAGACGGCCCCGCATGGGCGCAAGACCAGCGCGTCCGTCAGGCGCTTTCGCTCGCGGTTAACCGCGATGTGATCGTCGAGAACGTGCTCGCAGGCGGCCAGTTCCCTGCCTACACCTTCACGCCTGAAACCACCGCTGGCTTCAACGTGCCGGATGTGCCGATTGCGTCGATGTCGCAGGACGAGCGCAACGCAATGGCTGTCGAGCTGATGGCCGAAGCAGGTTACGGTCCGGATAACCCGATCACCACCGAGATCCTCTACAACACCTCCGAGGGTCACCGTCAGATCGCCATCGCGATCAGCCAGATGTGGAAGCAGACGCTCGGCATGGAAGTTACCATTGCCAACATGGAATGGCAGACCTTCCTCGAAGCCCGCGGAAACGGCGACTTCGAAATCTCCCGCGCCGGCTGGTGTGGTGACTATAACGAAGCCTCGACCTTCCTCGATCTTCTGGACTCCGGTTCCGGCTACAACGACGCTGGCTATGCCAACGCCGAGGTGGACGAGATCCTCGCCGCTGCGAAAACGGCCGGTTCTGACGCAGAGCGTGCAGAGATCTACACCCGCGTCGAGCAGATCGCCGCAGAGGAAGTGCCGATCATCCCGATCTACCACTACACCGGCGTCTACATGCTGGACGATGACGTGGCCAACTGGCCGGTCAACAACGTCGAGCAGAACTGGTACTCGAAGAACCTCTACAAAGTCGCTAACTAA
- a CDS encoding NAD(P)/FAD-dependent oxidoreductase, translated as MDLLTANDAAGQYPASWYAATATPPPENPPARGAMACDVCVIGGGFTGLSSALHLAERGYDVILLDAHRAGFGASGRNGGQVGTGQRLHQDELEKMLGRDHARALWDISLESVALVRDLIARHAPDAGWTPGIISADHRRRYVAESHAYADHLAQHYGYDQITPLDAAAMRAHVGSPAYHGGFLDMGGGHTHPLRFAFGLARACAAAGVRMHDLSRVTAIADGQPATVTTDSGASIRAQHVILGCNGYLGRLDGQTAARVMPINNYIIATEPLDDSTARGLIRDGHAVADSKFVINYFRLSEDNRMLFGGGESYGYRFPADITALVRKPMLEIFPQLRDARIDYAWGGTLGITMNRMPHFARRGANIFSLSGYSGHGVAMATLAGQIGADVIAGQAERFDLMARVPSPRFPGGAALRSPLLVLAMLWFSLRDRF; from the coding sequence GTGGACCTGCTCACCGCCAATGATGCCGCGGGGCAATACCCCGCCTCGTGGTACGCAGCTACCGCCACGCCTCCGCCGGAAAACCCTCCGGCGCGGGGCGCAATGGCCTGCGATGTCTGCGTCATCGGCGGCGGCTTCACCGGCCTGTCCTCCGCCCTGCATCTGGCCGAGCGCGGCTATGATGTGATCTTGCTCGATGCCCACCGCGCGGGCTTCGGCGCGTCGGGGCGTAATGGCGGGCAGGTCGGCACCGGCCAGCGCCTGCATCAGGACGAGTTGGAAAAGATGCTGGGCCGCGATCACGCCCGCGCGCTGTGGGATATTTCGCTCGAAAGCGTGGCCCTTGTCCGCGACCTGATCGCCCGCCACGCCCCTGACGCGGGCTGGACCCCCGGTATCATCAGCGCCGATCACCGCCGCCGTTATGTGGCCGAGAGCCACGCCTATGCCGACCACCTCGCGCAGCATTATGGCTATGATCAGATCACGCCGCTGGATGCCGCCGCGATGCGCGCGCATGTCGGCTCACCCGCCTATCACGGCGGCTTTCTCGATATGGGCGGCGGCCATACCCACCCGCTGCGCTTCGCCTTCGGGCTGGCGCGGGCCTGTGCGGCGGCAGGGGTACGGATGCACGATCTTAGCCGCGTCACCGCGATTGCCGATGGTCAGCCCGCCACCGTCACCACCGACAGCGGCGCCAGCATCCGCGCCCAGCATGTGATCTTGGGCTGCAACGGCTACCTCGGCCGGCTCGACGGCCAAACCGCCGCGCGGGTCATGCCGATCAATAACTACATCATCGCCACCGAGCCGCTGGACGACAGCACCGCCCGTGGCCTGATCCGCGATGGTCACGCCGTGGCCGACAGCAAATTCGTGATCAACTATTTCCGCCTGTCAGAGGATAACCGCATGCTCTTCGGCGGCGGCGAAAGCTACGGCTACCGTTTCCCCGCCGATATCACCGCGCTGGTGCGCAAGCCGATGCTCGAAATCTTCCCTCAGCTCCGCGATGCGCGGATCGACTACGCATGGGGCGGCACGCTTGGCATCACCATGAACCGGATGCCCCATTTCGCGCGGCGCGGGGCCAATATCTTCTCGCTCTCGGGCTATTCGGGCCACGGCGTCGCGATGGCGACACTGGCCGGTCAGATCGGCGCGGATGTGATCGCGGGTCAAGCGGAGCGCTTTGATCTGATGGCCCGCGTGCCCAGCCCGCGTTTCCCCGGTGGGGCCGCGCTGCGGTCGCCGCTTCTGGTGCTGGCAATGCTGTGGTTCTCGCTGCGCGATAGGTTTTAG
- a CDS encoding oligopeptide/dipeptide ABC transporter ATP-binding protein, which translates to MSLLEIENLTVTFQTGDGPVNAVNGVSLGIDAGETLAVVGESGSGKSQTAFAAMGLLAKNGAATGTVRFDGQELLKLSNRELNRVRAQEIAMIFQDPMTSLNPYLRVSDQMTEVLQLHKGMSRKEATAEAVRMLDAVRIPDARNRITNFPHEFSGGMRQRIMIAMALLCRPRLLIADEPTTALDVTVQAQIMELLGDIRTEFGTAVILITHDLGIVAGFCDRTLVMYGGQIMEEGPTNDVFAAPSHPYTRGLLKAVPRLDRDEDSLQTIAGEPPDMSRLPAGCPFSPRCDQAMETCPVNRPALEGFDGNRRRACHLNVKEVA; encoded by the coding sequence ATGAGCCTGCTCGAGATTGAAAACCTCACAGTGACCTTCCAAACCGGCGATGGCCCCGTCAACGCGGTCAACGGCGTGTCTTTGGGCATCGACGCGGGCGAAACCCTCGCCGTGGTGGGCGAAAGCGGCTCCGGCAAAAGCCAGACAGCCTTCGCCGCTATGGGTCTGCTGGCAAAGAACGGCGCCGCCACCGGCACCGTCCGTTTCGATGGGCAAGAGTTGCTGAAGCTCTCCAACCGCGAGCTGAACCGCGTCCGCGCGCAAGAAATCGCGATGATCTTTCAGGATCCGATGACCTCGCTGAACCCGTATCTGCGCGTCAGCGACCAGATGACAGAGGTGCTCCAACTGCACAAAGGCATGTCCCGCAAGGAGGCCACTGCCGAGGCGGTCCGTATGCTCGACGCGGTGCGCATCCCCGATGCCCGCAACCGCATCACCAACTTCCCGCACGAGTTCTCCGGCGGTATGCGCCAGCGCATCATGATCGCGATGGCGCTCCTCTGCCGCCCGCGCCTCCTGATAGCGGACGAGCCGACAACCGCGCTGGATGTGACCGTTCAGGCGCAGATCATGGAGCTTTTGGGCGACATCCGCACCGAGTTCGGCACCGCCGTGATCCTCATCACGCATGACCTTGGCATCGTCGCGGGCTTCTGTGACCGCACGCTCGTGATGTATGGCGGCCAGATCATGGAAGAAGGCCCGACGAACGATGTCTTTGCCGCGCCTTCGCACCCTTATACACGCGGCCTGCTGAAGGCCGTTCCGCGCCTCGACCGCGACGAAGACAGCCTGCAAACCATCGCAGGCGAGCCGCCGGATATGTCGCGCCTGCCCGCCGGCTGTCCTTTCTCGCCGCGCTGCGATCAGGCCATGGAGACATGCCCCGTTAACCGCCCCGCGCTTGAGGGCTTTGACGGCAACCGCCGCCGCGCCTGCCACCTGAACGTCAAGGAGGTCGCGTAA